One genomic window of Corynebacterium sp. sy039 includes the following:
- a CDS encoding NUDIX domain-containing protein — translation MAFEFSVISSDLLLETPIFAVRNDCVTMPEGTTSYRQVVEHFGGAAIIAYDKATESIALVEQYRHSVARRLLEVPAGLIDNAHASAYECAQWELREEIGAAAKTWNVLIDLMTSPGFCDEAVRVFFATDLSRVPRPHVTEEEADAEIVWIPLKQAVQLILEGKIYNAISVSAILAAYYALENRCELSEPTSAFAVQPTRLASRRREQGYDDMKQSGVLVLPEKKKAIVSDS, via the coding sequence ATGGCTTTTGAGTTTTCGGTTATCAGTTCTGATTTATTGCTTGAGACGCCTATTTTTGCCGTTCGCAATGATTGCGTGACAATGCCAGAAGGCACTACGAGTTACCGACAGGTGGTTGAACATTTTGGCGGCGCTGCAATTATTGCTTATGACAAAGCAACTGAATCGATTGCACTTGTTGAACAGTATCGACATAGCGTAGCGCGACGTCTATTAGAAGTACCTGCAGGATTGATTGATAATGCACATGCGAGTGCCTATGAATGTGCTCAATGGGAATTGCGTGAAGAAATAGGTGCAGCAGCGAAAACATGGAATGTATTGATCGACCTTATGACCAGCCCAGGGTTTTGTGATGAAGCAGTACGGGTGTTTTTCGCTACAGATTTATCTCGTGTACCACGCCCTCACGTTACCGAGGAAGAAGCAGATGCAGAGATTGTGTGGATACCATTAAAGCAAGCTGTGCAGTTGATTCTCGAGGGGAAGATCTATAATGCAATCAGCGTATCTGCGATTCTTGCTGCATATTATGCCCTTGAGAATCGTTGTGAATTGTCGGAGCCCACATCAGCTTTTGCAGTACAACCTACTCGTTTAGCTAGTCGACGTCGTGAGCAAGGCTATGATGACATGAAACAATCAGGCGTTTTGGTGTTACCAGAGAAAAAGAAAGCTATTGTTAGTGACTCATAA